From Rhodamnia argentea isolate NSW1041297 chromosome 10, ASM2092103v1, whole genome shotgun sequence, a single genomic window includes:
- the LOC115730853 gene encoding uncharacterized protein LOC115730853, producing the protein MALYCRTVSVHQAPSSTTPPPPPPLIPKQRPLFKLPSSTPSSPSSASSSSFKALAQTERADGRKVAEEDPPASSSGSLSSARTQLDFLEQLTAPSSSTTVNGYKSDSISGKLTIRDQLAQLVGDRREDFSVSLGKKNLKKVSEKFLTISQKRNIKRQAYLDEVSQRNDSVFLATIGAFVILPPVVILGIAIITGYVQLFP; encoded by the exons ATGGCTTTGTACTGTCGCACGGTTTCTGTTCACCAAGCGCCTTCCTCCACCACGCCGCCACCGCCCCCGCCTCTGATCCCGAAACAGAGACCTCTCTTCAAGCTCCCATCTTCCACCCCATCGTCGCCGAGCTCggcctcttcttcctctttcaaagCACTCGCTCAGACCGAGAGAGCCGATGGCCGCAAGGTTGCTGAAGAGGACCCTCCTGCTTCTTCCTCTG GATCACTCTCTTCTGCTCGTACGCAACTGGATTTTCTGGAGCAACTAACTGCTCCTAGTTCAAGCACAACAGTGAACG GCTACAAGAGCGACAGTATCAGCGGTAAACTCACTATCCGCGACCAACTTGCGCAATTGGTTGGGGACAGACGAGAAGATTTCAGTGTTTCCTTGGGTAAGAAGAACTTGAAGAAGGTGAGCGAAAAGTTCTTGACCATCTCGCAGAAGAGAAACATCAAAAGACAAGCTTACCTGGACGAAGTGTCTCAGAGGAACGATTCGGTTTTTTTGGCAACTATTGGAGCGTTTGTAATTCTTCCGCCTGTTGTAATTCTAGGGATAGCAATAATAACTGGTTATGTGCAGCTTTTCCCGTGA
- the LOC115730844 gene encoding cytochrome b561 domain-containing protein At4g18260-like — protein MLVPHKVCFRMSTLLVVFSLPMFAGFSQESVGSHTSSSGDAHNVSPCLLFEITLHGFLLWASLGLLMPLGVLVIRMSNRGERGIRLKIYFRAHAILQMLSVLLATAGAIMSIKNFSNSFNNHHQRIGLVLYGIIWLQALVGFLRPVRGSKGRSPWFFGHWTLGTAVSLLGVINIYSGLLAYSKKTSRSIRLWVILFTVEVSFISFFYLLQDKWEHIQKQGVILGNEPSRPI, from the exons ATGCTAGTTCCTCACAAGGTATGTTTCCGAATGAGCACGCTTTTGGTGGTTTTCTCACTGCCAATGTTCGCCGGCTTCTCTCAGGAAAGTGTAGGAAGTCATACAAGCAGCAGCGGCGATGCTCATAAC GTGAGCCCCTGTTTGTTGTTTGAAATCACGCTGCACGGATTCCTCCTCTGGGCTTCATTAGGGTTGCTGATGCCTCTAGGAGTTCTCGTCATTAGAATGTCGAACAGAGGGGAACGTGGGATAAGGCTCAAGATTTATTTTCGTGCCCATGCCATTCTGCAG ATGCTCTCGGTACTCCTTGCCACAGCAGGAGCTATCATGTCAATCAAGAACTTCAGCAACTCGTTTAACAACCATCACCAAAGAATTGGTTTAGTATTATATGGGATCATATGGCTGCAAGCTCTGGTCGGTTTTCTGCGCCCAGTAAG AGGATCCAAAGGAAGATCTCCATGGTTTTTCGGTCACTGGACACTTGGAACCGCAGTTTCACTATTGGGAGTGATCAACATATACTCCGGTTTACTTGCTTACAGTAAAAAGACGTCGAGAAGTATAAGGCTCTGGGTGATACTTTTCACTGTTGAGGtctctttcatttcattcttCTACCTGCTGCAAGACAAGTGGGAGCACATACAGAAGCAGGGAGTAATTTTGGGCAATGAACCTTCAAGACCAATTTGA